In Crassostrea angulata isolate pt1a10 chromosome 6, ASM2561291v2, whole genome shotgun sequence, a genomic segment contains:
- the LOC128186990 gene encoding mammalian ependymin-related protein 1-like codes for MNLTGVAILCLLVVGVWGQCCPPDVYEITQDVYAEVRKNGTAEITRGMQRVSYDGESKRIYVHGIDYTNNIVSGVIMDYKHGKEYVWANGYCRVLPVGNFSNSCIPENAKLLTRTYMGEPPNELSVQMYSFEKDSNQAFATVTEECTPIEAHFSKVAAGYVEFIVFSNFSTGIKDPSVFTPPDICQKEMSSEHIAGRRKRGFSLF; via the exons ATGAATCTGACGGGTGTTGCCATTCTCTGCCTCCTTGTGGTGGGTGTTTGGGGGCAGTGCTGTCCCCCGGATGTGTACGAGATCACACAGGATGTATATGCAGAAGTTCGCAAAAATGGAACAGCGGAAATAACAAGA ggaATGCAGCGTGTGTCTTACGATGGAGAGTCCAAACGAATATATGTCCATGGAATCGACTACACCAATAATATAGTGTCTGGCGTCATCATGGACTACAAACAT GGAAAGGAATATGTGTGGGCTAACGGTTACTGCCGAGTCTTACCCGTCGGAAACTTCAGCAATTCATGCATACCAG AAAATGCTAAACTTTTAACCCGAACATATATGGGAGAACCCCCAAATGAACTATCAGTACAGATGTACTCATTTGAGAAAGATTCCAATCAAGCGTTTGCCACGGTAACCGAGGAATGTACACCTATAGAGGCCCACTTCTCCAAAG TGGCAGCAGGATACGTTGAGTTTATCGTGTTCTCTAACTTCTCCACTGGAATAAAGGACCCCAGCGTTTTCACCCCTCCAGATATCTGTCAGAAAGAAATG AGTTCTGAACACATAGCTGGGAGGAGAAAGCGGGGATTTTCtctcttttga
- the LOC128186992 gene encoding uncharacterized protein LOC128186992 produces the protein MPKTKKPDLSATRSQRGGRRRQRPERAGRASSSTAAEHVAQPTVETQMVASHSPQPSTAPIMVAPSITVEGPTDAIGSSQQESTEMAQAVHWFIKTATLDNVAVKKSIWRISTAPQHKWKSRHIFYAHDVILDS, from the exons ATgcccaaaacaaaaaaaccggATTTGTCAGCGACGAGAAGCCAGCGTGGGGGCCGGAGACGACAGAGGCCCGAGAGGGCAGGGCGTGCAAGCAGCAGCACAGCAGCAGAGCATGTAGCGCAACCTACAGTGGAAACTCAGATGGTGGCTTCCCATTCCCCTCAGCCCTCCACAGCACCCATTATGGTGGCGCCATCCATCACTGTGGAAGGACCAACAGATGCTATTGGCTCATCCCAGCAAGAATCGACAGAAATGGCACAAG CTGTACACTGGTTCATCAAAACGGCTACACTGGATAACGTCGcggtgaaaaaatccatatggcgtatttcgaccgcacctcaacacaaatggaagagtcgacacatattctacgctcatgacgtcatattggacagttga